The genomic stretch ATAGAAATTAGTTAGAACTTCAACCATTTTATTTACTTGTTCGGGTTTTATCATTTGAGCGGCCCTTATAATGAACTCGGCAATATCAAACATAGTTTTTATACTAAGCGGGGCCTGGAGAAGTGAGGATGAAGACAAATTATTTCTCCGATTAAATTATATCATGATTACTTTAAAACATTATTGCTATAAAGTAGCAATTAAAGTTTAATATTTTACATGATAAATAACACTATTATGTCGTCAACAACAAGATGGATTCCAAAATGGACCCTAGTAAGCATAGAATTAGAAGAGGGAAAGAAAATAGAAGCTTGCTACGATGAGATAACAAAACTCTACGCATGCCCTTACTGTACCCCAATATGTAAAAAAGGTGGCATCCCAGAACAGGGATCTTATTTCTTCAATAAAGAAGACTTAAAGGAACATATAAAAGCTCACAGTTTTAATTATTGGATAAAATCAAAGAAGGAAGAAGAGGAAGAAGAAGAGGAAGAAAAAATAAAAGGAACAGAGGAAGAAGAGGAAGAAGGGGAAGAGTAATAAAAATTCTTATTGTGGGGAATTTTACTATAGACTTGATTAGTGAGAAAGAGCAAATAGGAGGACCACCATTATATTCGGGTTTCGCAATTTACAAGCTTGGAGGAGAGGCTTATATACTTTCAGTTTTAGGTAAAGATTTCTCTCATCAAATTCCTAATTTTTTAAGGATATACAAAATAATAGACGATAATAATACGGTAAAATTTAAGCATTTGTTTCAAAATAATTCTAGAAAATTAATATTATTATCAAAAACAAATAATAAAATAAATTTCAAATCTCTGGTTATAAATAACTATTTTGATGGAATACTAATTAATCCCGTGTGCAACGAAGTAAACCTAGAAAATATAAACGTAAATGTACCAATAGCAGTTGACATACAAGGATTTATTAGAACGTGCAAAATAAATGAAGAGATTAGCTACTCTTCTACTAGCTTGCCTCCTAATCCTTTATACACAGTATTTCATAGTAACATAGAAGAATTGAATAGCTCTGGACTTTCGGTTGAAGATTTATTTAAGTTAGGATTTAAGGAACTATTAATATCATATGACGAAGAAGGATTTGAACTATACACTATAAATAATAGAAAATATTTTAAACCAACTCAAATTGGTGCTTATAGAACAGGCACTGGAGATATACTTCTTGCTTCGTATTTTTATTATAGATTAAACAATTTAGATCCTATAGGTTCTGCAATAAAAGCTAAAGAGTTAGTAGAATGGTTTAGCAATTTAGGCTATCAAGAATTGCTTCACATAATGTGAAATTCTTCCACTTTCCTAGTCTACCACAGAACTTGATATTTTCAGGGTAAATATTGTCGTCTTCTCCAATAAGGATTGCGTCTCTTATAATTCTTGATCTAAAAGCTAAAATTTCATCCTTTAGGAATATATTCTCTCTCTTTAAATCACTAAATACCTTATCCCATATAGGCGGTGAAGACGTAAATGGTATTAATACGTATAAGATATCATAATCATTACTAATCCAATAAGCATTTATAATATGGGAGTACGATATACCATTATCACCATTAATATAAACATCCCAACCTCTATCCTTTTTTGGTACAATAACTATTAATTCTAGCATTGAGATACTACGTAACTTATCATTCTTAATTCCTAATAAATCTGCAATATATTTTCTAGATATAGTAACGAATATTTTATCTCCACTGAGTATATTATTTGTTGTAATTATTTTATTGTTTTGAGTTATTTTCTTTATATTAGTATGTAATACCTTAACTTTCTTAGATAGATTATCTATAAGCTCAATTAAATTAGTTACATAAAGCATTTTGTCGTTAAAAACTAGCCATCTAGGCAGTTCATGAGTATAAATTTTTCTAAGTATATAATTTTCTTTTTTCATATATATTCTTAACTTAATTTCTGTTGTCTGAAAATACTCACATGAATAATTAACTAACGGAGGATGAAATGGGATATTAACGTTAAGAATTTCCTCGTAAGTAAAAACTCCGCCAAGTTTGGGTTGATTTTCAATAATAAGAGAATCTTTTTTATTAGAGGCAAGAAATAAACCAGATAGCCCTCCGCCTAAAACAATTTTCACAAACTAAACTAATAAAAGATCTGATAAAACATTATCTGATGTGTAAGCAAGGCTACCATTACTAGAATCATCACCTTTTCTATCATTCAAATTATCTAAAAATCTCATTAGATCGTTTTCAGATTGTAATACTATGATCTTATTATCTAGCTCGAGCTCGATATATGATTTACTTAACAAATCTAATTCCAATATAAATTCTATTTTTCTTTCCTTTAAAGCTTCGATAATTTTAGGGGTTATGTCAATATTACTATTAGCACCAATTATTATTCTAAGCATCCTATATGGGTAACTATAATTAGAATTACTTAAAAGAAAGACTATACAATAATATCAAGTGAAATCCTTTTTAGGTTCAACAATATTACAGGGAGGAGGAATATTTGCTTATACCACCAACTATGATGAAGCAAAAAAGATCTTTGATGAAGCAAAAAAGATCTTTACCGAGTTCTCAGTAAAAATATTAGATTTACGAGATATTAAACAAAAGCTTGAAGCAATAAATTTAGATCCCGATATAGCTGATTTCAAAGAAGGGTATGTTATAGCTATAGGTGTATAATGTGCTATTTGACAAAAGAAAAGACGATTTAAATACTGCTATTGTATGCTAAAGGAACAAGGAAACTTAAGTTGATCTTTTATTAACGTAGCCGAAAAACTTCGTAAAATCAGAAAATACCA from Sulfolobus sp. S-194 encodes the following:
- a CDS encoding NAD(P)/FAD-dependent oxidoreductase; its protein translation is MKIVLGGGLSGLFLASNKKDSLIIENQPKLGGVFTYEEILNVNIPFHPPLVNYSCEYFQTTEIKLRIYMKKENYILRKIYTHELPRWLVFNDKMLYVTNLIELIDNLSKKVKVLHTNIKKITQNNKIITTNNILSGDKIFVTISRKYIADLLGIKNDKLRSISMLELIVIVPKKDRGWDVYINGDNGISYSHIINAYWISNDYDILYVLIPFTSSPPIWDKVFSDLKRENIFLKDEILAFRSRIIRDAILIGEDDNIYPENIKFCGRLGKWKNFTLCEAILDSLNC